One genomic window of bacterium includes the following:
- a CDS encoding TonB-dependent receptor: MKKICKFLRILCLTMIVVAAAYTAHADQTAQGTEQQEPQEQAVKHLTLDEITVIDEAVTEPVTVVGERTIEKGKNTTIPDVLKNEPEIDLNRRSLVGDTSDTLKIRGLSGNRIMLNIDGRSINAAGVQGGYFIDWSTIPLDNIEKIEVMKGGSSVRYGNNAGGGVINVVTRKPAEKPAVSFYSHYGAGEDISYIQNYRVTHSFKIGPFGYSLGGSCQKADEFLWNNDYEAKNLSGKLFVDMPLMAEMSIGVQYIDVERGFQILNRLSSNPDDPKFKIKINRDYPLSNGEGFSPGAGKVSTPGPGSYWKKTKYLLDFAYKQPVKNAMIELKAFKNHEERDEKNYSASWINSKYSDGKLVLDRTVRPDRSYGGSGEFTLPLKNHEIIWGIEGKVIATAGQDVHFVDYKYGTRGPVTNSDGQASHLWGYYLQDSWGITDRFLLTPGVRYDTFEAKESGLASHETLKDEGISPSVTGTVKIAENDTLTASIYRKYLTPSAPDAYWWYEGYLGGLYTNALDLEKNDAVELTYNHDFSRQAYARLSLYKYMINDYIKRYSVPDGRRGCYNIDKVNLTGGSIDGAAEIMSWMTLRGNVTYQKSKKEGDIMDTAKLTDELEYMPEWKGTTGFEVKFPFPWKEGTFSTNIRYVGEQETIDTNKIRKLDSYTTTDIEVKFPVTKYGEIGIYTENLFNERYEERFGYPMPGRIIGATAKVGF, translated from the coding sequence ATGAAGAAAATATGCAAGTTTCTGAGGATATTGTGCTTAACCATGATTGTCGTTGCGGCTGCATATACTGCACATGCTGACCAGACCGCACAGGGTACTGAACAGCAGGAACCGCAGGAACAGGCGGTAAAACATCTTACCCTGGATGAGATTACGGTAATAGATGAGGCTGTTACCGAACCTGTAACGGTAGTTGGTGAGAGGACTATCGAAAAGGGCAAAAATACCACCATTCCCGATGTTTTAAAGAATGAGCCTGAGATAGACCTGAACAGAAGGTCCTTGGTCGGCGATACGAGTGACACGCTCAAGATCAGGGGCCTTTCAGGGAACAGGATTATGCTGAACATTGACGGCAGGTCGATCAATGCTGCGGGAGTCCAGGGCGGCTACTTTATTGATTGGAGCACAATTCCTCTGGATAACATCGAAAAGATAGAAGTGATGAAAGGTGGAAGCTCGGTCAGGTATGGCAATAATGCCGGAGGAGGAGTCATCAATGTCGTCACCAGAAAACCTGCCGAAAAACCGGCTGTTTCATTTTACAGCCATTATGGAGCAGGCGAGGACATCAGTTATATCCAGAATTACCGGGTCACTCACAGTTTTAAAATCGGTCCTTTCGGATATTCCCTTGGAGGAAGCTGCCAGAAGGCGGATGAATTCCTCTGGAACAACGATTATGAAGCAAAGAATTTATCGGGCAAGCTCTTTGTTGATATGCCGCTCATGGCAGAGATGTCCATAGGAGTTCAATACATCGATGTAGAACGCGGCTTTCAGATACTGAACAGGCTTTCCAGTAATCCCGACGATCCAAAATTCAAGATAAAAATAAATCGCGATTATCCACTTTCCAATGGTGAAGGCTTTTCTCCCGGTGCAGGCAAGGTATCAACCCCCGGTCCGGGGTCTTACTGGAAAAAGACGAAGTATCTTCTTGATTTTGCTTATAAACAGCCGGTTAAAAATGCCATGATCGAGCTTAAGGCATTCAAGAATCATGAAGAAAGGGATGAAAAAAATTATTCGGCAAGCTGGATAAACAGTAAATATTCAGACGGAAAACTTGTCCTTGACAGAACAGTGAGGCCTGACAGGTCATATGGCGGGAGCGGCGAGTTTACCCTCCCTTTGAAAAATCATGAAATCATCTGGGGAATCGAAGGGAAGGTTATCGCCACCGCAGGGCAGGATGTTCATTTTGTGGATTATAAGTACGGTACGAGAGGACCTGTCACCAACAGTGACGGACAGGCAAGCCATCTGTGGGGGTACTATCTTCAGGATAGCTGGGGCATAACCGACAGGTTCCTGCTCACGCCGGGTGTCCGGTACGATACCTTCGAAGCCAAAGAATCGGGATTGGCATCACACGAAACCTTAAAAGATGAAGGAATAAGCCCCTCGGTAACCGGGACGGTCAAAATTGCGGAAAATGATACCCTCACTGCATCGATCTACAGAAAGTATCTCACGCCTTCAGCACCGGATGCTTATTGGTGGTATGAAGGATACCTGGGAGGGCTTTATACCAACGCCCTGGACCTGGAAAAGAATGATGCCGTGGAACTGACATATAATCATGATTTTTCCCGGCAAGCCTATGCCAGGCTTTCCTTGTATAAATACATGATTAATGACTATATCAAGAGATATTCCGTCCCCGATGGGAGGAGGGGGTGTTATAACATTGATAAGGTTAATCTGACCGGGGGATCGATTGACGGAGCCGCTGAAATCATGAGCTGGATGACGTTACGGGGGAATGTCACCTACCAGAAGAGCAAAAAAGAAGGTGACATCATGGATACCGCAAAGCTCACTGACGAGCTGGAGTATATGCCTGAGTGGAAGGGCACGACAGGTTTTGAGGTGAAATTTCCCTTCCCCTGGAAAGAAGGAACATTCAGTACCAATATCAGGTACGTAGGTGAGCAGGAGACTATCGACACCAATAAAATCAGAAAACTTGACTCCTATACAACCACCGACATTGAGGTAAAATTCCCGGTGACAAAATATGGTGAGATCGGCATCTATACGGAAAATCTGTTTAATGAACGGTACGAAGAGCGCTTTGGCTATCCGATGCCCGGAAGAATCATCGGGGCAACGGCAAAAGTAGGATTTTAG
- a CDS encoding M50 family metallopeptidase, producing MRHFSQTGKPFGSQARKVLTWILLTESMLILSTRLGTFLHEFIGHGVTAMLLGGDFESFRLTLFAGGEARFSGNFSQAARIAVSLGGIAINLITGLAALRLARSRRLSFSFRLFSLILAGVSILSQLQYLALGAYYQYSDLSCLADCHPVVLFPTLLGGLLALAVFSFLIMSIFFQFQEASFPSPHPVSRAFITFLILGIPVLLYAGFYHWSAIPLGSTAAIMESRLQAEEAARRIKIETGTSEDIEEIRERLEPRPLLPWIIAIYALTTLAALLRPAGPSSSRQTLGSSRTDAAPKDYFPPLPSSLLATLPWLIAAGLVLALIAFRF from the coding sequence ATGCGTCATTTCAGCCAGACCGGGAAACCATTCGGCAGCCAGGCCCGGAAAGTGCTGACCTGGATACTCCTGACCGAATCCATGCTCATCCTCAGTACACGGCTGGGAACCTTCCTCCATGAGTTCATCGGTCACGGAGTCACGGCCATGCTCCTTGGCGGGGATTTCGAGTCTTTCAGGCTCACTCTGTTTGCAGGAGGAGAGGCTCGATTCAGCGGAAATTTCAGTCAGGCAGCCAGAATCGCCGTTTCCCTGGGAGGAATTGCGATCAACCTCATAACCGGCCTGGCCGCTCTCCGGCTGGCTCGAAGCCGCCGGTTATCCTTTTCTTTCCGGCTCTTTAGCCTGATTCTGGCCGGCGTGAGTATCCTGAGCCAGCTCCAGTACCTGGCTCTGGGAGCTTACTACCAGTACAGCGACCTGTCCTGCCTGGCTGACTGCCATCCGGTGGTTCTGTTCCCGACCTTGCTGGGAGGGCTCTTGGCTCTGGCGGTTTTTTCCTTCCTGATCATGAGTATCTTTTTCCAGTTTCAAGAGGCGAGCTTCCCTTCCCCACATCCTGTCAGCCGGGCTTTCATTACGTTTCTTATCCTTGGCATTCCGGTCCTGCTGTATGCCGGTTTTTACCACTGGTCCGCTATTCCCCTTGGTTCGACAGCAGCAATCATGGAATCGCGGCTTCAGGCCGAGGAAGCAGCCAGGCGGATAAAAATCGAAACCGGCACCAGCGAAGATATCGAGGAGATCAGAGAACGGCTGGAACCCCGGCCCCTTCTCCCCTGGATCATAGCCATTTATGCGCTGACTACCCTTGCCGCACTGCTTCGACCGGCGGGGCCCTCATCCTCCCGCCAGACACTGGGGTCCTCCAGGACCGATGCGGCCCCCAAGGATTATTTTCCTCCCCTCCCCTCTTCCCTCCTCGCCACCCTGCCCTGGCTGATTGCCGCCGGCCTGGTGCTTGCCTTGATCGCCTTCCGGTTCTGA
- a CDS encoding SAM-dependent methyltransferase codes for MNIILARKLRQVAAVLMVMAAVSSGTAGYAAAKEPPRTQVYLVSVGSGDPDNITLRAVNVIKDSDIIFCTREMRDRFPILLQGKEIHDPGFGIFGIYGKTPEEAKKNKRFNYEEKLREFNAINSIIRTAVKEGKTVSVLDSGDPTIYGPNMWYMEAFEDLNPQIVPGISCFNAANAALKKGVTSGKKTHSVILTASFGNEEYAGTDSIENLSANQATMVFFTMFLDLAEVVKKLKVHYPPETPIAIVLYAGYRDKEEIIHGTLDTILEKTQGGKLPFEHLIYVGDFVTNRYKAADK; via the coding sequence ATGAATATCATATTAGCCCGGAAGTTGAGACAAGTTGCAGCAGTGCTGATGGTTATGGCGGCCGTATCGTCGGGAACAGCCGGATATGCTGCCGCAAAGGAACCACCAAGGACGCAAGTTTATCTGGTGAGCGTTGGAAGCGGGGACCCGGATAACATCACCCTGCGGGCGGTGAATGTAATCAAGGACTCGGATATTATTTTTTGCACCAGGGAAATGAGGGACAGGTTCCCCATCCTCCTGCAGGGGAAGGAAATCCATGATCCGGGGTTTGGGATTTTTGGCATATACGGGAAAACTCCGGAAGAAGCGAAAAAGAACAAGCGGTTCAATTATGAAGAAAAGCTCAGGGAATTCAATGCAATTAACTCCATAATCCGCACGGCAGTCAAGGAAGGCAAAACCGTATCGGTGCTGGACAGCGGAGACCCTACAATCTACGGTCCGAACATGTGGTACATGGAAGCATTTGAGGACCTGAATCCGCAAATCGTGCCGGGGATCAGTTGCTTCAACGCTGCCAATGCCGCCCTGAAAAAAGGAGTGACTTCGGGAAAGAAAACCCATTCGGTCATTCTCACCGCCTCATTCGGGAATGAAGAATACGCCGGTACCGACAGCATTGAGAATTTGTCTGCAAACCAGGCTACTATGGTGTTTTTCACCATGTTCCTCGATCTGGCGGAAGTTGTGAAGAAGCTCAAGGTGCATTACCCCCCTGAGACACCAATAGCCATAGTGCTGTATGCGGGCTACCGGGATAAAGAAGAAATCATTCACGGCACGCTGGATACGATTCTGGAAAAAACACAGGGAGGAAAGCTTCCTTTTGAACACCTGATATATGTCGGCGATTTTGTGACTAACCGGTATAAAGCCGCTGATAAATAA
- a CDS encoding CooT family nickel-binding protein, with the protein MCEANAYVETEGNEELFMESVDVIQPETENSLLIVDIFGDQKILQGKIKKISLIDHKIILEKTE; encoded by the coding sequence ATGTGCGAAGCAAATGCCTATGTTGAAACGGAAGGGAATGAAGAACTTTTTATGGAATCGGTAGATGTGATTCAACCTGAGACTGAAAATAGTTTGTTAATTGTCGATATATTCGGCGATCAAAAAATTTTACAGGGGAAAATTAAAAAAATTTCGTTAATCGATCATAAGATTATTCTTGAGAAAACGGAATAA
- a CDS encoding helix-turn-helix domain-containing protein produces MEPKFYTIKEVAQLLRVSELWVRRRMDKGEIPSFKLGRKRLFKKEEIEQWIESQKDEAKAATR; encoded by the coding sequence ATGGAACCTAAATTTTATACAATCAAAGAAGTAGCTCAATTACTGAGAGTAAGCGAGCTATGGGTAAGGCGAAGGATGGATAAAGGCGAAATCCCTTCTTTCAAACTTGGCCGAAAAAGGCTCTTTAAAAAAGAAGAGATTGAGCAATGGATTGAGTCTCAAAAGGATGAAGCAAAGGCAGCCACAAGATGA
- a CDS encoding amino acid permease codes for MYGVKRKTGEGHTGAHLERQLSLFSAFILVVANMIGTGIYTTSGFIIKELGDPGAMLLCWLSGGVFALCGALCYGELGAMFPHSGGEYVFLREGFGKGMAFLSGWISLIVGFSAPIAASSVAFATYFVKAFPLSIGKSAVIPILGSSIFTLSPITLLAVTIIVLFSLVHYYGLFFGSRVQNGLTIFKIYFIALFIIAGFWFGKGAVNNFPTQVDWGALFSDKFAVSLIFISFAYSGWNAAVYLGGEIKNPSRNIPLALLGGTFLVICLYLLLNAVFIYALPPAQMSGIMEVGDAAASALFGNTISRYLAVAIAVGILSAVSAMIVTGPRVYYAMAKDGVFFRQFGMVNSTHKTPAHSLFLQAAVASIMVLTSAFDTLLIYIGFTLSLFAMMTVVGLVVLRVKHPSIKREYKTFGYPITPMIFILGNLWIIYYSIRNRFIVSLYGLGTIGLGYLVYRYFRKEKEGADALALDVDAVSAE; via the coding sequence ATGTATGGAGTAAAGAGGAAAACAGGAGAAGGTCACACCGGCGCTCATCTGGAGAGACAACTGAGTCTCTTTTCGGCATTTATTCTGGTTGTGGCCAATATGATCGGCACCGGCATTTATACAACTTCAGGATTTATTATCAAGGAATTGGGCGATCCGGGCGCGATGCTTCTCTGCTGGCTGTCTGGGGGTGTATTTGCCCTGTGCGGTGCTCTGTGTTATGGAGAATTGGGTGCGATGTTTCCGCACTCAGGCGGAGAGTATGTGTTCCTCCGGGAAGGCTTTGGCAAAGGGATGGCCTTTCTCTCCGGCTGGATATCCCTGATAGTGGGATTTTCCGCTCCCATTGCCGCCTCGTCGGTGGCCTTTGCCACCTACTTTGTAAAAGCCTTTCCCCTTTCCATCGGGAAAAGTGCGGTTATCCCCATCCTGGGGAGCAGTATATTCACCCTTTCTCCGATTACTCTGCTGGCGGTAACCATTATTGTACTCTTTTCCCTGGTTCATTATTATGGCCTGTTTTTTGGCAGCAGAGTGCAAAACGGCTTAACCATATTTAAGATCTACTTTATTGCTCTTTTTATCATCGCCGGTTTTTGGTTCGGCAAAGGTGCAGTCAATAATTTCCCCACGCAGGTGGATTGGGGAGCTTTGTTTTCGGATAAGTTTGCTGTTTCATTAATATTTATTTCCTTTGCCTATAGCGGATGGAACGCGGCGGTTTATCTGGGAGGAGAAATTAAAAATCCTTCCCGCAACATTCCGCTGGCCCTTTTGGGCGGAACATTCCTGGTGATATGTTTATATCTTCTGTTAAACGCTGTTTTTATCTATGCCCTGCCTCCTGCTCAGATGAGCGGGATTATGGAAGTCGGGGATGCAGCCGCGTCCGCTTTATTCGGCAATACCATCAGCCGATATCTTGCCGTGGCAATTGCCGTTGGGATCCTTTCTGCCGTCAGCGCCATGATTGTAACCGGTCCCAGGGTCTATTACGCTATGGCCAAAGATGGTGTTTTTTTCAGGCAGTTTGGGATGGTCAACAGTACTCATAAAACACCGGCTCACTCCCTTTTCCTTCAGGCAGCCGTTGCTTCAATTATGGTTCTTACCTCAGCATTCGATACTCTTTTGATATATATCGGCTTTACCCTCTCCCTGTTTGCCATGATGACCGTGGTTGGCCTTGTGGTCCTGAGAGTAAAGCATCCTTCAATAAAACGGGAATATAAAACATTCGGATATCCCATTACCCCGATGATTTTTATCCTGGGTAATCTCTGGATTATCTATTACTCAATAAGAAACAGATTCATCGTTTCTCTGTATGGTTTGGGAACCATTGGACTGGGCTATCTGGTTTACCGATATTTCAGGAAGGAGAAGGAAGGAGCGGATGCCCTGGCTCTGGATGTGGATGCAGTGAGTGCAGAATAA
- a CDS encoding FmdE family protein → METKEMPGTIDLTGIPQMMQNPRLSIRQMIQDRDMRGLIEKAAEFHGHLCSFVTLGVMAGSLAVRKLGEESMDGMEKVICIIECNNCFADGVQITTGCTFGNNALIFRDLGKNAFTLIRREDRAFRVCVRPEALETIERVQERIYPGSRELFDKVITRRSGTAEEGELLKKLFLRGSYELAILPQEELLTIQEVQASAEKYAPIFRSSICALCGEKIMETRARVRDEKIVCIPCRQDSFFQLDGSGISQKRGERSCC, encoded by the coding sequence ATGGAGACCAAAGAGATGCCCGGAACTATCGATTTGACTGGTATCCCGCAGATGATGCAAAATCCGCGTTTATCCATCCGCCAGATGATCCAGGATCGGGACATGAGGGGATTGATCGAAAAGGCAGCCGAATTCCACGGCCATTTGTGCAGCTTCGTGACGCTGGGTGTTATGGCTGGCAGCCTGGCGGTTCGCAAGTTGGGCGAGGAATCGATGGATGGCATGGAAAAGGTAATCTGCATCATAGAATGCAACAACTGCTTTGCGGATGGCGTCCAGATAACCACCGGCTGCACCTTCGGCAATAATGCTCTGATCTTTCGCGACCTGGGAAAGAACGCTTTCACCCTCATCAGGCGGGAAGACAGGGCTTTTCGGGTTTGTGTCCGTCCTGAAGCCCTGGAAACGATAGAGCGCGTGCAGGAGCGGATATATCCCGGATCCAGGGAGCTGTTCGATAAGGTGATCACCAGACGGAGCGGAACTGCCGAAGAGGGAGAGCTTTTAAAGAAGCTGTTCCTGCGGGGATCCTATGAGCTTGCGATCCTGCCGCAGGAGGAGCTTCTGACCATTCAGGAAGTCCAGGCAAGTGCGGAAAAGTATGCTCCCATTTTCCGCAGCTCCATCTGCGCGCTGTGTGGCGAGAAGATCATGGAAACACGGGCCAGGGTCCGGGATGAGAAGATTGTCTGCATCCCATGCCGCCAGGACAGTTTTTTTCAGCTCGACGGTTCGGGAATCAGCCAGAAGAGGGGAGAGCGCTCATGTTGCTGA
- the rdgC gene encoding recombination-associated protein RdgC, whose amino-acid sequence MGFISSSASFTRYRVKDQLPADYRQRYAEEIRRYAFREMEEESDLERSLGWVNIMNVMDNEFPGEEFFKGEFIALSLRIDTRRVPAQVLKNFCRKAEEEIKSEQGKDFLSKAQRQEIRDVVKLQLLKRAIPNTRSFDMIWDIVAGQLFFSSTNEGVCLEFLELYKKTFGLGLEQMFPYGLAQSILADGQQALLEQVLPVSFVPVSSGTGNQEGGL is encoded by the coding sequence ATGGGATTTATTTCAAGTTCAGCAAGCTTCACCCGCTATCGGGTGAAAGATCAATTACCTGCCGATTACCGGCAGCGGTATGCCGAGGAGATCCGGCGCTATGCCTTCCGGGAAATGGAAGAGGAATCAGACCTTGAACGCTCCCTGGGGTGGGTAAACATCATGAATGTCATGGATAATGAATTCCCCGGAGAGGAGTTTTTCAAAGGTGAGTTCATTGCCCTGAGCCTGCGGATCGACACCCGCCGGGTTCCTGCCCAGGTGTTGAAAAACTTCTGCCGCAAGGCTGAAGAGGAGATAAAGTCAGAGCAGGGCAAGGATTTTCTTTCCAAGGCTCAGCGCCAGGAAATCCGTGATGTGGTAAAGCTGCAACTGCTCAAAAGGGCTATTCCCAATACCCGAAGCTTTGACATGATCTGGGATATCGTGGCTGGTCAGCTTTTTTTCTCTTCGACCAATGAGGGTGTATGCCTGGAATTTCTGGAGCTTTACAAAAAAACCTTCGGGTTGGGTCTGGAACAGATGTTCCCCTACGGCCTGGCCCAGAGCATTCTGGCTGACGGACAACAAGCCCTGCTGGAGCAGGTCCTTCCGGTAAGTTTTGTGCCGGTGTCCTCCGGCACCGGAAACCAGGAAGGAGGGTTATGA
- a CDS encoding class I SAM-dependent methyltransferase, with translation MGTLKVDSKNWQEVLSTESRLIASFYDRRAKGYDALVHALSLGFDFRYRKVAVQRLGLRSGSRVLDLGCGTGLDLPLLSHAVGPRGEVTGMDLSRKMLHQAEQRIRKRNCSNVSLVLGNALALPFADSSFDAVFCDYLLSTLPAVRAVEEALRVARPGANMVFTDDLLPSGWFASPLRAVGEFLRAGYFNCALPGINLLKSRLSAVRVTSHHGGLIVILSGIYQGS, from the coding sequence ATGGGAACCTTGAAGGTGGATTCCAAAAATTGGCAGGAGGTACTTTCCACGGAAAGCCGGTTAATCGCCTCGTTCTATGACCGCCGGGCCAAGGGGTATGATGCCCTGGTTCATGCCCTGTCTCTGGGATTTGATTTTCGCTACCGTAAAGTGGCTGTGCAAAGGCTCGGCCTGCGGTCCGGCTCCAGGGTGCTCGACCTTGGGTGCGGCACCGGGCTTGACCTTCCCCTGCTTTCTCATGCGGTCGGGCCGAGGGGGGAGGTGACCGGTATGGATTTGAGCCGGAAAATGCTGCATCAGGCAGAGCAGCGCATCAGGAAAAGAAATTGCTCCAATGTCTCCCTGGTTCTTGGCAATGCCCTTGCTCTTCCCTTCGCTGACAGCAGTTTCGATGCAGTTTTTTGTGATTACCTGCTCAGCACACTGCCCGCGGTCAGGGCTGTTGAGGAGGCTTTGCGGGTTGCCCGTCCGGGTGCAAACATGGTTTTTACCGATGACCTGCTCCCATCCGGATGGTTTGCCTCACCCCTTCGGGCGGTCGGCGAATTTCTGCGGGCCGGATATTTCAATTGTGCTCTGCCCGGCATCAACCTCCTGAAAAGCCGCCTCTCAGCGGTCAGAGTGACCAGCCATCACGGAGGGTTAATCGTTATCCTCTCCGGTATCTATCAGGGGTCATGA
- a CDS encoding DUF4198 domain-containing protein, with the protein MKKTIVKKTGMILLAVICMVGMVSAAQGHMLWLNASNYTPKAGENVTIDIGFGHKYPHTEAVKEENIERIFIRDPKGQELPIEKAAPAKYAFSPKTEGLYEVVIKMKQGFVSNTPDGRKMGNKKSLPNAVSCFQFTMNAKVLINVGAKASSPSPVSDLPLEMVLPENIGRLKVGDELALKVVYQGKPLAGAKVSATDKNTAQQQEGKWVQESESDDQGMVRMKLTSQGPWLITATHEIPFPDQSECDKSTYRITLTLGLE; encoded by the coding sequence ATGAAAAAGACGATAGTGAAAAAGACAGGGATGATCCTTTTGGCAGTGATTTGCATGGTCGGCATGGTGTCAGCGGCACAAGGCCATATGCTCTGGCTGAATGCCAGTAATTACACACCCAAAGCAGGAGAAAATGTAACCATAGATATAGGCTTTGGGCATAAATACCCTCATACTGAGGCAGTTAAGGAAGAGAATATCGAGCGTATCTTTATCCGTGACCCCAAAGGTCAGGAATTGCCGATCGAAAAAGCCGCTCCTGCGAAATATGCTTTTTCACCCAAGACTGAAGGGCTGTATGAGGTAGTTATAAAAATGAAACAGGGCTTTGTCTCAAATACTCCCGATGGCCGCAAGATGGGAAATAAAAAGTCATTGCCCAATGCCGTTTCCTGTTTCCAGTTTACGATGAATGCCAAAGTGCTGATCAATGTCGGTGCCAAGGCCAGCAGTCCTTCTCCGGTCAGCGACCTGCCACTTGAAATGGTTTTGCCGGAGAATATCGGCAGGCTCAAAGTCGGTGACGAATTAGCCTTGAAAGTAGTGTATCAGGGCAAGCCGCTTGCCGGAGCCAAGGTCAGTGCTACTGATAAAAACACTGCTCAGCAGCAGGAAGGCAAGTGGGTGCAGGAATCGGAGAGCGACGATCAGGGGATGGTGCGGATGAAGTTGACCTCTCAGGGCCCCTGGCTCATTACCGCCACCCATGAGATACCGTTTCCCGATCAATCTGAATGTGATAAATCCACCTATCGAATAACCCTGACCCTTGGCCTTGAATGA
- a CDS encoding DUF3842 family protein, with protein MDYHEEGNLLIIAVVDGHAGGIGSYVIKRLREEVEFQSLEIIALGTNSLATSVMMKAKANRGASGENAIMYVADRVDVIIGTVNVIMANSMLGELTPKMAEAIANSRAWKLLLPLPIEDVSLIGHQGEPLPHLTDKLIQKIKEMRESEKNHVRSKCLC; from the coding sequence ATGGACTATCATGAGGAGGGCAATCTGTTGATCATAGCGGTTGTCGATGGACATGCTGGTGGTATCGGGAGTTACGTCATCAAACGGCTCAGAGAGGAGGTGGAATTTCAGTCTCTGGAAATCATCGCCCTCGGTACGAATTCTCTGGCTACTTCGGTTATGATGAAAGCCAAGGCAAACCGGGGTGCTTCCGGAGAAAATGCAATCATGTATGTTGCTGATCGTGTAGACGTTATTATCGGAACGGTTAATGTGATCATGGCAAATTCCATGCTGGGAGAACTAACCCCAAAAATGGCGGAGGCTATTGCCAACAGCAGGGCCTGGAAACTCTTATTACCTCTTCCCATAGAGGATGTTTCCCTTATCGGCCATCAAGGCGAGCCGCTGCCGCATCTGACTGATAAACTCATTCAAAAGATTAAGGAAATGAGAGAAAGTGAAAAAAATCATGTGCGAAGCAAATGCCTATGTTGA
- a CDS encoding class I SAM-dependent methyltransferase, with amino-acid sequence MLLTMGPDEANPYDNPLDNPLDPNFWMRQWARAEKQAQATVNRAFLKADRWDKLSKDLSKRWNVSQKDPMREGMLMLLKEKGILREGVKILDLGCGTGRFAIPFAQAGARVTAVDVSEGMLGCLKEDIPAEAASRITPLLVDWQSADLDQLGFRSAFDLSFAHMTPAVSDPENFLKFLSTSRQWCVLAAWSGKRRQNTVEEVWQQLTGKELDHRWGNITFAFNLLYSMGYRPSVDFRHYEYESMVDPETEADLLFDLFHGYLEGDEGDEGSVRQRILSLLQGMATHEGKINKILSGCIGRMIWRVDLPEGDGF; translated from the coding sequence ATGTTGCTGACCATGGGACCGGATGAAGCAAATCCTTATGATAACCCTTTGGACAATCCTCTTGACCCGAATTTCTGGATGCGGCAGTGGGCACGGGCTGAAAAACAGGCCCAGGCAACGGTAAACAGAGCCTTTCTCAAGGCTGACCGCTGGGACAAGCTGTCGAAGGATCTCAGCAAACGGTGGAATGTGTCTCAGAAAGATCCAATGAGAGAAGGAATGCTCATGCTCCTGAAAGAAAAAGGCATTCTCAGGGAGGGGGTTAAGATCCTGGATCTTGGCTGTGGAACCGGCAGGTTTGCCATTCCTTTTGCCCAGGCCGGTGCCCGGGTGACAGCGGTGGATGTGTCCGAAGGGATGCTGGGCTGTCTGAAGGAAGATATCCCGGCAGAGGCAGCCAGCAGGATTACTCCCCTGCTGGTGGACTGGCAAAGTGCTGACCTCGATCAACTGGGATTTCGCTCTGCCTTTGACCTGTCGTTTGCCCATATGACCCCGGCTGTCAGCGATCCGGAAAATTTCCTGAAATTTCTTTCTACCAGCAGGCAGTGGTGCGTTCTGGCAGCCTGGTCAGGCAAACGGAGACAAAATACCGTTGAGGAGGTATGGCAGCAGCTCACTGGAAAAGAGCTTGACCATCGTTGGGGCAACATCACTTTCGCCTTTAACCTGCTCTATTCGATGGGGTATCGGCCTTCCGTCGATTTTCGGCATTATGAATATGAAAGCATGGTTGATCCGGAGACGGAAGCTGATCTCCTGTTTGACCTGTTTCACGGATACCTGGAAGGAGATGAAGGCGACGAAGGATCGGTCCGGCAGCGAATCCTTTCCCTCTTACAGGGCATGGCGACTCACGAAGGCAAGATAAATAAAATATTGAGCGGCTGCATAGGCCGGATGATCTGGAGGGTTGATCTCCCGGAAGGGGATGGCTTTTAG